In Marinobacter sp. LQ44, the following are encoded in one genomic region:
- the rsmD gene encoding 16S rRNA (guanine(966)-N(2))-methyltransferase RsmD, whose product MARRKPANRKTGPTPAARALSSGTGELRIIGGDWRSRKLRFPDAGGVRPSPARTRETLFNWLNFQIAGSDCLDLFAGSGALGLEALSRGAASTTLVDHTPALASALRDNLRLLKSDKGVVVCQDAESYLANRQRPPFDIVFMDPPFRQGWLERLFPLLESGQWIKPGGWVYVEHESERATPQVPTGWLLHRQKTAGQVTYSLYRVNPETD is encoded by the coding sequence ATGGCCAGACGCAAACCGGCAAACCGCAAAACCGGCCCGACGCCTGCGGCGCGCGCGCTCTCCAGCGGTACCGGGGAGCTGCGTATTATCGGCGGTGACTGGCGCAGCCGAAAGCTGAGATTTCCGGATGCCGGCGGTGTTCGCCCCAGCCCTGCACGTACCCGCGAAACCCTGTTTAACTGGCTCAACTTCCAGATTGCCGGCAGCGATTGTCTGGACCTGTTTGCCGGCTCCGGAGCCCTGGGCCTGGAGGCGCTTTCCCGCGGTGCTGCCAGCACCACGCTGGTCGACCATACCCCGGCACTGGCCAGCGCCTTGCGGGACAATCTGCGGTTACTGAAATCCGACAAAGGCGTGGTGGTTTGCCAGGATGCGGAAAGCTATCTGGCCAACCGGCAGCGTCCACCCTTCGACATCGTGTTCATGGACCCACCCTTCCGCCAGGGTTGGCTGGAACGGTTATTTCCGCTTCTGGAATCCGGCCAATGGATCAAACCGGGCGGCTGGGTGTACGTGGAACATGAAAGCGAACGGGCAACACCGCAGGTGCCCACCGGCTGGTTGCTGCATCGGCAGAAAACCGCGGGCCAGGTGACCTACAGCCTGTACCGGGTTAACCCGGAAACGGATTAG
- the ftsY gene encoding signal recognition particle-docking protein FtsY, whose product MTAEWISIGLLALLVLFFVLDIAGNRKRVPRPKAVVQRKPEVARGPAPAEPEPARETPETAPAEPVAEAQPEAPSAEAESVKEVPAAELAQEPEPAPEPEAQVSVFERIRKGLGKTRASLTGGLADLFSVGKKIDEDLLEEIETTLLMADVGVTATSEIIESLTDKLERNQLKDGAALRKALRDELHGLLKDVTKPLDIHTDNKPYVILMVGVNGVGKTTTIGKLTRKFQAEGKSVMLAAGDTFRAAAVEQLQVWGERNNVPVVAQHTGADSASVIFDAIQSAQARGTDVVIADTAGRLQNKDNLMNELTKVVRVMKKLDESAPHEVMLVLDAGTGQNALSQAQVFQQAVGVSGITLTKLDGTAKGGIVFAIARQLQLPIRFIGVGEQAEDLRSFDAETFVDALFDD is encoded by the coding sequence ATGACGGCAGAGTGGATTTCAATCGGCCTGTTGGCCCTTCTAGTTCTGTTCTTTGTGCTGGATATCGCCGGTAACCGTAAGCGTGTCCCCCGGCCGAAAGCGGTGGTCCAGCGCAAGCCTGAGGTCGCTCGGGGTCCCGCTCCAGCGGAACCAGAGCCAGCCCGGGAAACGCCGGAAACCGCTCCAGCAGAGCCGGTCGCCGAAGCACAGCCCGAGGCACCTTCTGCGGAGGCAGAGTCCGTCAAGGAAGTGCCGGCGGCCGAGTTAGCCCAGGAGCCAGAACCGGCTCCAGAGCCGGAAGCCCAGGTCAGTGTTTTTGAGCGAATCAGGAAGGGCTTGGGTAAAACCCGTGCCAGCCTGACCGGCGGCCTGGCAGACCTGTTCTCGGTGGGCAAGAAGATCGACGAGGACTTGCTGGAGGAAATCGAAACCACCCTGTTGATGGCCGATGTGGGCGTTACCGCCACTTCCGAGATCATTGAGTCGCTCACCGACAAACTTGAGCGCAACCAACTCAAGGACGGTGCGGCCCTGCGTAAGGCCTTGCGTGACGAGCTGCATGGCCTGCTGAAGGACGTCACCAAGCCGCTGGATATCCACACCGACAACAAGCCTTACGTCATCCTGATGGTGGGCGTGAACGGTGTTGGCAAAACCACCACCATTGGCAAGCTTACCCGTAAGTTCCAGGCGGAGGGCAAATCCGTCATGCTCGCGGCTGGTGATACGTTCCGTGCCGCGGCGGTGGAGCAGTTGCAGGTGTGGGGAGAGCGCAATAACGTGCCGGTGGTGGCCCAGCATACCGGCGCCGACAGTGCTTCGGTGATTTTTGACGCTATCCAGTCCGCTCAGGCCCGGGGTACCGATGTGGTGATAGCAGACACCGCAGGCCGCCTGCAGAACAAAGACAACCTGATGAACGAATTGACCAAGGTTGTCCGGGTCATGAAAAAGCTGGATGAATCGGCGCCCCACGAAGTGATGCTGGTGCTGGACGCCGGTACCGGCCAGAATGCCTTGAGCCAGGCCCAGGTCTTCCAGCAGGCGGTGGGCGTCAGCGGTATTACCTTGACGAAACTGGACGGCACCGCAAAAGGCGGTATTGTATTTGCCATTGCCCGCCAGCTGCAGCTGCCTATCCGCTTTATCGGTGTGGGCGAGCAGGCCGAAGACCTGCGCAGTTTTGATGCGGAAACCTTTGTCGACGCCCTGTTCGACGACTGA
- the rpoH gene encoding RNA polymerase sigma factor RpoH — protein MGTSLQLADRLVPGANLESYIQAASRIPVLSVDEERELAERLHYDGDVEAARQLVLSHLRFVIHIARSYSGYGLAQADLIQEGNVGLMKAVKRFNPEYGVRLVSFAVHWIKAEIHEFILRNWRIVKVATTKAQRKLFFNLRSQKKKLAWLNHDELNAVAKDLGVEPRVVREMEGRLASHDTSFEGPMDDDDDSSYQAPAYYLEDRRSDPAVQLENADWSEDSNGRLMQALSALDERSQDILRERWLTDGKSTLHELADKYGVSAERIRQLEKNAMKKIKAQMIEAA, from the coding sequence ATGGGTACGAGTTTACAGCTGGCTGACAGACTGGTTCCGGGTGCCAACCTTGAGTCTTATATTCAGGCGGCAAGTCGCATTCCGGTGCTTTCCGTGGATGAGGAGCGGGAGCTTGCTGAGCGCCTGCACTATGATGGCGATGTGGAAGCCGCCCGCCAGCTGGTGCTGTCGCACCTGCGATTTGTGATTCATATTGCCCGGAGCTATTCCGGCTACGGCCTGGCTCAGGCGGATTTGATCCAGGAAGGTAACGTGGGCCTGATGAAGGCCGTCAAGCGCTTCAATCCTGAGTATGGCGTGCGTCTGGTGTCGTTTGCCGTGCACTGGATAAAGGCCGAGATCCATGAGTTCATTCTGCGCAACTGGCGTATTGTGAAGGTCGCTACTACCAAGGCTCAGCGTAAGCTGTTCTTCAACCTTCGCAGTCAGAAGAAGAAGCTGGCTTGGCTGAACCACGATGAGTTGAATGCGGTCGCGAAGGATCTGGGGGTAGAGCCTCGGGTGGTGCGCGAGATGGAAGGCCGGCTGGCGTCCCACGACACTTCGTTCGAAGGGCCGATGGATGACGACGATGACAGCAGCTACCAGGCGCCTGCTTACTACCTGGAAGATCGTCGCAGTGATCCTGCGGTGCAGCTGGAGAACGCCGATTGGTCTGAAGATTCCAATGGCCGGTTGATGCAGGCGTTGTCGGCGCTGGATGAGCGCAGTCAGGATATTCTGCGTGAGCGCTGGTTGACGGATGGTAAGTCGACGCTGCATGAGTTGGCGGACAAGTATGGTGTGTCGGCGGAGCGCATTCGGCAGTTGGAGAAGAATGCCATGAAGAAGATCAAGGCGCAGATGATCGAGGCGGCTTGA
- a CDS encoding NAD(P)-dependent oxidoreductase, translated as MTSRLPHIAFLGIGLMGAPMTRNLLTAGYPMTLWNRTASKCEPFAGEATIAGTPAEAVAGADVVITMLENGAVVEDVLVAQGALTALKSGALVIDMSSVQPSLARRLAGLAAEQGAGFVDAPVSGGTLGAAEARLSIMAGGSEADVERARPVFEVLGKCTRIGPVGAGQLAKLANQAIVGITIGAVSEALLLAAKGGADPAAVREALMGGFAGSRILELHGQRMIDRDFAPGAPARIQLKDMRMILDEARAEGLTLPLAQQTHNEYLSLVANGHSDVDHSGLLLELEHLNGTLLGSLGRGPKEDTPNSKN; from the coding sequence ATGACGAGCAGACTTCCTCACATCGCCTTCCTCGGCATCGGCCTGATGGGCGCACCGATGACCCGTAACCTGCTAACGGCCGGTTACCCCATGACCCTGTGGAACCGCACTGCGAGCAAGTGCGAGCCTTTTGCCGGCGAGGCAACCATTGCCGGGACCCCGGCTGAGGCAGTTGCCGGTGCTGACGTGGTGATCACCATGCTGGAAAACGGCGCGGTGGTTGAGGACGTGCTGGTGGCTCAGGGCGCTCTGACGGCTCTGAAATCCGGGGCGTTGGTGATTGATATGAGTTCGGTGCAGCCGTCGCTGGCGCGGCGGTTGGCCGGGTTGGCGGCGGAGCAGGGGGCGGGATTTGTGGATGCGCCGGTGTCGGGCGGTACTCTGGGCGCGGCTGAAGCTCGCTTGAGTATTATGGCCGGTGGGTCTGAGGCGGATGTGGAGCGGGCCCGGCCGGTGTTTGAGGTGTTGGGTAAGTGTACCCGCATCGGGCCGGTGGGGGCCGGGCAGTTGGCGAAGTTGGCGAATCAGGCGATTGTGGGGATTACCATTGGTGCGGTTTCTGAGGCGTTGTTGCTGGCGGCCAAGGGTGGCGCAGACCCGGCGGCGGTGCGGGAGGCGCTGATGGGTGGGTTTGCCGGTAGTCGGATTCTGGAGCTGCACGGGCAGCGGATGATTGACCGGGATTTTGCACCCGGTGCGCCGGCGCGGATTCAGTTGAAGGATATGCGGATGATTCTGGACGAGGCCCGGGCCGAGGGGCTGACGCTGCCGTTGGCGCAGCAGACCCATAACGAGTATTTGTCACTGGTGGCCAATGGCCACAGTGATGTGGACCACAGTGGTCTGTTACTGGAGCTTGAGCACCTGAACGGCACGTTGTTGGGATCCTTGGGCCGTGGCCCGAAGGAAGACACTCCAAACTCAAAGAACTAA
- the hyi gene encoding hydroxypyruvate isomerase, whose protein sequence is MPRFVANLSMLFTEVPFLERFVRARAAGFTAVEYLFPYDWPAEQLAEQLREQGLTQVLFNLPPGDWQAGERGIACLPDRVEEFRAGVDQGITYARVLGNRQLNCLAGLKPADLDEQTAWETLVANVQYAADRFAEAGLTLCLEAINSRVDMPGFMLDTAGKVMALIEELDADNVRLQYDIYHMQIMEGDVIRTMECLLPWIGHIQFADNPGRHEPGTGEINFSNVFAALDQMGYQGWVSAEYRPSLVTEDTLSWFRAAN, encoded by the coding sequence ATGCCACGGTTTGTTGCCAATCTGTCGATGTTGTTTACCGAGGTTCCGTTTCTGGAGCGCTTTGTCCGGGCGCGGGCCGCAGGGTTCACCGCGGTGGAGTACCTGTTTCCCTATGACTGGCCGGCAGAGCAGCTGGCAGAGCAGCTACGGGAGCAGGGCCTGACCCAGGTGTTGTTCAACCTGCCACCTGGTGACTGGCAGGCCGGGGAGCGGGGCATTGCCTGTTTGCCGGACCGGGTTGAGGAGTTTCGTGCCGGGGTGGATCAGGGTATTACCTATGCGCGGGTGCTGGGCAACCGGCAGCTGAACTGCCTGGCAGGGTTGAAGCCGGCAGATCTCGATGAGCAGACCGCCTGGGAGACGCTGGTGGCGAACGTGCAGTATGCCGCTGATCGCTTTGCCGAGGCGGGCCTGACCCTGTGCCTTGAGGCGATTAACAGCCGGGTGGATATGCCAGGGTTTATGCTGGACACCGCTGGCAAGGTGATGGCCTTGATTGAAGAACTCGATGCGGACAATGTGCGGTTACAGTATGACATCTATCATATGCAGATTATGGAAGGCGATGTGATTCGTACCATGGAGTGCCTGTTACCCTGGATTGGCCACATCCAGTTTGCCGATAATCCGGGCCGGCATGAGCCGGGTACCGGCGAGATTAACTTTTCGAATGTTTTCGCAGCGCTGGATCAAATGGGTTATCAGGGCTGGGTGAGTGCGGAATACCGGCCATCGTTGGTAACCGAGGACACTCTGAGCTGGTTCCGGGCGGCAAATTGA
- the ftsX gene encoding permease-like cell division protein FtsX — MATEPRHKQDNRRGAANRGKSPVNAQARSYLEHHRKVARDSARRLWQTPVASMMTWTVMGVALALPVALLLLLGSLQGVSAGWESSARITAYLAMDVSLEQAGELAEEVRGDGRVLSVQLVDRDQALEEFRASSGLDDALDFLDDNPLPHTLLITPQDSARSADGVQALVRFVDGMDGIEQVQVDLGWLQRLNAMTDILARAVWALALLLGSAVILVIGNTVRLAIENRRDEILVAKLVGGTDAFVRRPFLYTGAWFGLGGGVVAWLLIQVSLWWLNGPIERLAGLYRSEFSLQGPGFDGALALIIIAMLLGWLGAWLAVKRHLDDIEPGDIAGG; from the coding sequence GTGGCTACTGAACCCCGGCACAAGCAGGATAACCGGCGCGGGGCTGCCAATCGGGGGAAGTCTCCGGTGAACGCCCAGGCCCGTAGCTATCTGGAGCATCACCGGAAGGTGGCCCGGGATTCCGCCCGGCGTCTTTGGCAAACACCGGTGGCCAGTATGATGACCTGGACCGTGATGGGCGTGGCGCTCGCCTTGCCCGTCGCACTGTTGCTGCTGTTGGGCAGTTTGCAGGGCGTGAGTGCCGGCTGGGAGAGCAGTGCCAGGATTACTGCCTACCTGGCCATGGATGTCTCTTTGGAGCAAGCCGGGGAACTGGCGGAGGAGGTCCGGGGCGATGGCCGGGTCCTGTCGGTTCAGCTGGTGGATCGGGATCAGGCCCTGGAGGAGTTTCGCGCATCGTCCGGCCTGGACGATGCCCTGGATTTTCTGGATGACAATCCGTTGCCCCATACCTTGTTGATCACCCCCCAGGACAGCGCCCGCTCCGCTGATGGCGTGCAGGCCCTGGTGCGGTTTGTTGATGGAATGGATGGCATTGAGCAGGTGCAGGTAGATCTTGGCTGGTTGCAGCGGCTCAATGCCATGACCGACATTCTGGCCCGGGCGGTCTGGGCCCTGGCGCTGTTGCTTGGCTCGGCGGTCATTCTGGTGATTGGCAATACCGTGCGCCTGGCGATTGAAAACCGGCGGGATGAAATTCTGGTAGCCAAGCTGGTGGGCGGCACCGATGCGTTTGTCCGCCGGCCGTTTCTGTACACCGGGGCCTGGTTTGGCCTTGGAGGTGGGGTGGTTGCCTGGTTGTTGATCCAGGTTTCCTTGTGGTGGCTGAACGGGCCCATTGAGCGGCTGGCAGGCCTTTACCGCAGCGAATTCTCGCTGCAGGGGCCGGGCTTTGACGGTGCATTGGCATTGATTATCATCGCAATGCTGCTAGGCTGGCTAGGCGCTTGGCTCGCGGTAAAGCGCCATCTGGATGACATTGAGCCGGGTGATATTGCCGGCGGGTGA
- the ftsE gene encoding cell division ATP-binding protein FtsE — protein MIEFRQVTKRYDSDHTALRQVNFHLDRGELAFLTGHSGAGKSTLLKLIMVMERPTAGELIVGGQRLNSLPRRQIPYIRRHIGVVFQNHQLLFDRTVFDNVAMPLEVMGASPNDIGRRVRAALDKVGLLNKEKMNPLQLSGGEQQRVGIARAVVNKPPVLLADEPTGNLDPELSADIMHLFTEFSQVGVTVLIATHDIALINEMGRRKLTLDHGQLIAGGHAPAAGGASGY, from the coding sequence ATGATCGAGTTTCGCCAAGTTACCAAACGCTATGACAGCGATCACACCGCTTTGCGCCAGGTGAATTTTCACCTGGACCGGGGGGAGCTGGCGTTTCTGACCGGGCACTCCGGCGCGGGCAAAAGTACCCTGCTAAAGCTGATCATGGTCATGGAGCGCCCCACGGCCGGTGAGCTGATCGTTGGTGGACAGCGCCTGAACAGTTTGCCGCGGCGCCAGATCCCCTACATCCGCCGGCATATCGGCGTGGTGTTCCAGAACCACCAGTTGCTGTTTGATCGCACTGTGTTCGATAACGTCGCGATGCCACTGGAGGTGATGGGCGCCTCGCCCAATGACATCGGCCGTCGGGTGCGGGCGGCGTTGGACAAGGTGGGCCTGCTGAACAAGGAGAAGATGAATCCGCTGCAGTTATCCGGCGGTGAGCAACAGCGGGTCGGCATTGCCAGGGCTGTGGTGAACAAACCGCCCGTGTTGTTGGCGGATGAGCCGACCGGTAACCTGGATCCGGAGCTGTCTGCAGATATCATGCATTTGTTTACCGAGTTCAGCCAGGTGGGCGTGACCGTACTGATTGCCACCCACGACATTGCCCTGATCAATGAGATGGGACGGCGAAAGCTGACCCTGGATCATGGCCAGCTGATCGCCGGTGGGCATGCCCCGGCAGCGGGAGGTGCCAGTGGCTACTGA